Proteins co-encoded in one Phycodurus eques isolate BA_2022a chromosome 14, UOR_Pequ_1.1, whole genome shotgun sequence genomic window:
- the grhl1 gene encoding grainyhead-like protein 1 homolog isoform X1, giving the protein MSQEHDNKCAVLVLQNDPNYGGQRRSFTTEDEAWKSFLENPLTAATKAMMSINGDEDSAAALGLLYDYYKVPREKRTITQGKPDALVSDVDHNKRHQLQTAHGIPPLPETSMDNRIQVLKGPFNILQLAQDKRNQFPSPDTTVTVSIAALQNYPHVKTEGPIHSLTVPNSCAETDGHVGVFDRPQLAHNSVQFSPSTQSRTPPDSTFSESFKDGSQEVFSFPGELQLRMGSMTSEDYAQFDTVPGNNFEYTLEASKSLRQKTGDGTMTYLNKGQFYPITLHEIDNKGLEQPITKVRSVVMVVFGEEKCRDDQLKHWKYWHSRQHTAKQRCLDIADYKESFNTIGNIEEISYNAISFTWDTNEEAKIFISVNCLSTDFSSQKGVKGLPLNLQIDTYSYNNRSNKPIHRAYCQIKVFCDKGAERKIRDEERKQSRRKGKVADHNPGLSFADVKVPILQKRNDVTIFKMMNDLETQPVLFIPDIHFSTFQRHAFAAEDGEDSSGMKRLPFNDDEFGSPPNKMARGEEPKKVLLYVRKETEEVFDAVMLKNPTLKGLVHAISEKYDLPLDKVGKVYKKCKKGILVHMDDNIIKHYSNEDTFQISMEEMGGMYTLTLSEI; this is encoded by the exons ATGTCACAGGAGCATGACAA CAAGTGTGCCGTCCTGGTCCTGCAGAACGACCCCAACTATGGCGGCCAGCGTCGTTCCTTCACCACAGAGGACGAAGCCTGGAAGTCGTTCCTGGAGAACCCCCTGACGGCGGCCACCAAGGCCATGATGAGCATCAATGGAGACGAGGACAGCGCCGCCGCTCTGGGCCTTCTCTACGACTACTATAAG GTGCCCCgagaaaaaagaacaataaccCAGGGCAAGCCAGATGCTTTGGTCTCTGATGTGGATCACAACAAAAG GCACCAGCTTCAGACAGCACATGGCATCCCTCCTCTTCCAGAGACCAGCATGGACAACAGGATCCAAGTCCTCAAGGGGCCCTTCAACATTCTCCAGCTGGCCCAGGACAAGAGGAACCAGTTCCCATCACCAG ACACGACGGTCACCGTGTCCATCGCCGCCCTGCAGAACTACCCGCACGTCAAGACCGAGGGTCCCATCCACAGTTTGACCGTGCCCAACAGCTGCGCCGAAACCGACGGCCACGTGGGCGTCTTCGACCGCCCGCAGCTGGCCCACAACTCGGTCCAGTTCAGCCCCAGCACGCAGTCCCGTACGCCCCCGGACTCCACCTTCTCGGAGAGTTTCAAGGACGGTTCCCAGGAG GTGTTTTCTTTCCCGGGTGAACTCCAGTTGCGTATGGGCTCCATGACGTCTGAGGACTACGCTCAGTTTGACACTGTGCCGGG GAATAATTTCGAGTACACCCTTGAAGCCTCCAAGTCTCTGCGTCAGAAGACAGGCGACGGGACCATGACGTATCTGAACAAGGGTCAGTTTTACCCAATCACCCTACATGAGATTGACAACAAAGGCCTGGAGCAACCCATCACCAAAGTCAGG AGCGTGGTGATGGTCGTGTTCGGAGAGGAGAAGTGCAGAGACGACCAGCTGAAACACTGGAAGTACTGGCACTCGAGACAACACACTGCCAAGCAGAGGTGTCTCGACATCG CCGACTACAAGGAGAGCTTCAACACAATTGGCAACATCGAGGAGATTTCCTACAACGCCATTTCCTTCACCTGGGACACAAACGAAGAGGCCAAA ATCTTCATCTCGGTCAACTGCCTGAGCACGGACTTCTCCTCTCAGAAGGGCGTCAAGGGCCTCCCTCTTAACCTGCAGATCGACACGTACAGCTACAACAACCGCAGCAACAAGCCCATCCACCGGGCCTACTGCCAGATCAAGGTGTTTTGCGACAAGGGGGCCGAGAGGAAGATCCGAGACGAGGAGAGGAAGCAGTCCCGCAGGAAAGGCAAGGTGGCCGACCACAACCCGGGCCTGTCCT TCGCGGACGTCAAAGTGCCAATCCTGCAGAAACGTAACGACGTGACCATCTTCAAGATGATGAACGATCTTGAGACCCAGCCCGTGCTTTTCATACCTGACATTCACTTCTCCACCTTCCAGCGTCAT GCTTTCGCGGCAGAAGATGGAGAAGACAG CTCCGGCATGAAGAGGTTGCCCTTCAACGATGACGAGTTCGGGTCGCCACCCAATAAGATGGCCAGGGGAGAGGAACCCAAGAAAG TCCTGCTGTACGTACGCAAGGAGACAGAGGAGGTGTTCGACGCTGTCATGTTGAAGAATCCCACACTAAAAGGCCTAGTGCATGCT ATTTCAGAGAAATACGACTTGCCGTTGGACAAGGTTGGAAAAGTCTATAAGAAGTGCAAGAAAGG GATTCTAGTGCACATGGATGACAACATCATCAAGCACTACTCCAATGAAGACACCTTCCAGATCTCCATGGAGGAGATGGGCGGCATGTACACGCTCACGCTCagtgaaatctga
- the grhl1 gene encoding grainyhead-like protein 1 homolog isoform X2: MSQEHDNKCAVLVLQNDPNYGGQRRSFTTEDEAWKSFLENPLTAATKAMMSINGDEDSAAALGLLYDYYKVPREKRTITQGKPDALVSDVDHNKRHQLQTAHGIPPLPETSMDNRIQVLKGPFNILQLAQDKRNQFPSPDTTVTVSIAALQNYPHVKTEGPIHSLTVPNSCAETDGHVGVFDRPQLAHNSVQFSPSTQSRTPPDSTFSESFKDGSQEVFSFPGELQLRMGSMTSEDYAQFDTVPGNNFEYTLEASKSLRQKTGDGTMTYLNKGQFYPITLHEIDNKGLEQPITKVRSVVMVVFGEEKCRDDQLKHWKYWHSRQHTAKQRCLDIADYKESFNTIGNIEEISYNAISFTWDTNEEAKIFISVNCLSTDFSSQKGVKGLPLNLQIDTYSYNNRSNKPIHRAYCQIKVFCDKGAERKIRDEERKQSRRKVADVKVPILQKRNDVTIFKMMNDLETQPVLFIPDIHFSTFQRHAFAAEDGEDSSGMKRLPFNDDEFGSPPNKMARGEEPKKVLLYVRKETEEVFDAVMLKNPTLKGLVHAISEKYDLPLDKVGKVYKKCKKGILVHMDDNIIKHYSNEDTFQISMEEMGGMYTLTLSEI, encoded by the exons ATGTCACAGGAGCATGACAA CAAGTGTGCCGTCCTGGTCCTGCAGAACGACCCCAACTATGGCGGCCAGCGTCGTTCCTTCACCACAGAGGACGAAGCCTGGAAGTCGTTCCTGGAGAACCCCCTGACGGCGGCCACCAAGGCCATGATGAGCATCAATGGAGACGAGGACAGCGCCGCCGCTCTGGGCCTTCTCTACGACTACTATAAG GTGCCCCgagaaaaaagaacaataaccCAGGGCAAGCCAGATGCTTTGGTCTCTGATGTGGATCACAACAAAAG GCACCAGCTTCAGACAGCACATGGCATCCCTCCTCTTCCAGAGACCAGCATGGACAACAGGATCCAAGTCCTCAAGGGGCCCTTCAACATTCTCCAGCTGGCCCAGGACAAGAGGAACCAGTTCCCATCACCAG ACACGACGGTCACCGTGTCCATCGCCGCCCTGCAGAACTACCCGCACGTCAAGACCGAGGGTCCCATCCACAGTTTGACCGTGCCCAACAGCTGCGCCGAAACCGACGGCCACGTGGGCGTCTTCGACCGCCCGCAGCTGGCCCACAACTCGGTCCAGTTCAGCCCCAGCACGCAGTCCCGTACGCCCCCGGACTCCACCTTCTCGGAGAGTTTCAAGGACGGTTCCCAGGAG GTGTTTTCTTTCCCGGGTGAACTCCAGTTGCGTATGGGCTCCATGACGTCTGAGGACTACGCTCAGTTTGACACTGTGCCGGG GAATAATTTCGAGTACACCCTTGAAGCCTCCAAGTCTCTGCGTCAGAAGACAGGCGACGGGACCATGACGTATCTGAACAAGGGTCAGTTTTACCCAATCACCCTACATGAGATTGACAACAAAGGCCTGGAGCAACCCATCACCAAAGTCAGG AGCGTGGTGATGGTCGTGTTCGGAGAGGAGAAGTGCAGAGACGACCAGCTGAAACACTGGAAGTACTGGCACTCGAGACAACACACTGCCAAGCAGAGGTGTCTCGACATCG CCGACTACAAGGAGAGCTTCAACACAATTGGCAACATCGAGGAGATTTCCTACAACGCCATTTCCTTCACCTGGGACACAAACGAAGAGGCCAAA ATCTTCATCTCGGTCAACTGCCTGAGCACGGACTTCTCCTCTCAGAAGGGCGTCAAGGGCCTCCCTCTTAACCTGCAGATCGACACGTACAGCTACAACAACCGCAGCAACAAGCCCATCCACCGGGCCTACTGCCAGATCAAGGTGTTTTGCGACAAGGGGGCCGAGAGGAAGATCCGAGACGAGGAGAGGAAGCAGTCCCGCAGGAAAG TCGCGGACGTCAAAGTGCCAATCCTGCAGAAACGTAACGACGTGACCATCTTCAAGATGATGAACGATCTTGAGACCCAGCCCGTGCTTTTCATACCTGACATTCACTTCTCCACCTTCCAGCGTCAT GCTTTCGCGGCAGAAGATGGAGAAGACAG CTCCGGCATGAAGAGGTTGCCCTTCAACGATGACGAGTTCGGGTCGCCACCCAATAAGATGGCCAGGGGAGAGGAACCCAAGAAAG TCCTGCTGTACGTACGCAAGGAGACAGAGGAGGTGTTCGACGCTGTCATGTTGAAGAATCCCACACTAAAAGGCCTAGTGCATGCT ATTTCAGAGAAATACGACTTGCCGTTGGACAAGGTTGGAAAAGTCTATAAGAAGTGCAAGAAAGG GATTCTAGTGCACATGGATGACAACATCATCAAGCACTACTCCAATGAAGACACCTTCCAGATCTCCATGGAGGAGATGGGCGGCATGTACACGCTCACGCTCagtgaaatctga
- the grhl1 gene encoding grainyhead-like protein 1 homolog isoform X3, which translates to MMSINGDEDSAAALGLLYDYYKVPREKRTITQGKPDALVSDVDHNKRHQLQTAHGIPPLPETSMDNRIQVLKGPFNILQLAQDKRNQFPSPDTTVTVSIAALQNYPHVKTEGPIHSLTVPNSCAETDGHVGVFDRPQLAHNSVQFSPSTQSRTPPDSTFSESFKDGSQEVFSFPGELQLRMGSMTSEDYAQFDTVPGNNFEYTLEASKSLRQKTGDGTMTYLNKGQFYPITLHEIDNKGLEQPITKVRSVVMVVFGEEKCRDDQLKHWKYWHSRQHTAKQRCLDIADYKESFNTIGNIEEISYNAISFTWDTNEEAKIFISVNCLSTDFSSQKGVKGLPLNLQIDTYSYNNRSNKPIHRAYCQIKVFCDKGAERKIRDEERKQSRRKGKVADHNPGLSFADVKVPILQKRNDVTIFKMMNDLETQPVLFIPDIHFSTFQRHAFAAEDGEDSSGMKRLPFNDDEFGSPPNKMARGEEPKKVLLYVRKETEEVFDAVMLKNPTLKGLVHAISEKYDLPLDKVGKVYKKCKKGILVHMDDNIIKHYSNEDTFQISMEEMGGMYTLTLSEI; encoded by the exons ATGATGAGCATCAATGGAGACGAGGACAGCGCCGCCGCTCTGGGCCTTCTCTACGACTACTATAAG GTGCCCCgagaaaaaagaacaataaccCAGGGCAAGCCAGATGCTTTGGTCTCTGATGTGGATCACAACAAAAG GCACCAGCTTCAGACAGCACATGGCATCCCTCCTCTTCCAGAGACCAGCATGGACAACAGGATCCAAGTCCTCAAGGGGCCCTTCAACATTCTCCAGCTGGCCCAGGACAAGAGGAACCAGTTCCCATCACCAG ACACGACGGTCACCGTGTCCATCGCCGCCCTGCAGAACTACCCGCACGTCAAGACCGAGGGTCCCATCCACAGTTTGACCGTGCCCAACAGCTGCGCCGAAACCGACGGCCACGTGGGCGTCTTCGACCGCCCGCAGCTGGCCCACAACTCGGTCCAGTTCAGCCCCAGCACGCAGTCCCGTACGCCCCCGGACTCCACCTTCTCGGAGAGTTTCAAGGACGGTTCCCAGGAG GTGTTTTCTTTCCCGGGTGAACTCCAGTTGCGTATGGGCTCCATGACGTCTGAGGACTACGCTCAGTTTGACACTGTGCCGGG GAATAATTTCGAGTACACCCTTGAAGCCTCCAAGTCTCTGCGTCAGAAGACAGGCGACGGGACCATGACGTATCTGAACAAGGGTCAGTTTTACCCAATCACCCTACATGAGATTGACAACAAAGGCCTGGAGCAACCCATCACCAAAGTCAGG AGCGTGGTGATGGTCGTGTTCGGAGAGGAGAAGTGCAGAGACGACCAGCTGAAACACTGGAAGTACTGGCACTCGAGACAACACACTGCCAAGCAGAGGTGTCTCGACATCG CCGACTACAAGGAGAGCTTCAACACAATTGGCAACATCGAGGAGATTTCCTACAACGCCATTTCCTTCACCTGGGACACAAACGAAGAGGCCAAA ATCTTCATCTCGGTCAACTGCCTGAGCACGGACTTCTCCTCTCAGAAGGGCGTCAAGGGCCTCCCTCTTAACCTGCAGATCGACACGTACAGCTACAACAACCGCAGCAACAAGCCCATCCACCGGGCCTACTGCCAGATCAAGGTGTTTTGCGACAAGGGGGCCGAGAGGAAGATCCGAGACGAGGAGAGGAAGCAGTCCCGCAGGAAAGGCAAGGTGGCCGACCACAACCCGGGCCTGTCCT TCGCGGACGTCAAAGTGCCAATCCTGCAGAAACGTAACGACGTGACCATCTTCAAGATGATGAACGATCTTGAGACCCAGCCCGTGCTTTTCATACCTGACATTCACTTCTCCACCTTCCAGCGTCAT GCTTTCGCGGCAGAAGATGGAGAAGACAG CTCCGGCATGAAGAGGTTGCCCTTCAACGATGACGAGTTCGGGTCGCCACCCAATAAGATGGCCAGGGGAGAGGAACCCAAGAAAG TCCTGCTGTACGTACGCAAGGAGACAGAGGAGGTGTTCGACGCTGTCATGTTGAAGAATCCCACACTAAAAGGCCTAGTGCATGCT ATTTCAGAGAAATACGACTTGCCGTTGGACAAGGTTGGAAAAGTCTATAAGAAGTGCAAGAAAGG GATTCTAGTGCACATGGATGACAACATCATCAAGCACTACTCCAATGAAGACACCTTCCAGATCTCCATGGAGGAGATGGGCGGCATGTACACGCTCACGCTCagtgaaatctga